In Candidatus Woesearchaeota archaeon, the DNA window GCGACAAAGCTATCTCGACTATAGTTTGTTCCCCAACACTTGAATGATTATCCTCTGAATGACTACGACATAAGTGAGACTGTTTAATTTTTAGGCTAATATAATTATCGTGTTTTATGCTAGATCTAAACATAGCTTTATTTCCACATGTAATCTTACTTAAACTAACACTACCAAACGATGGATGACTCAACTCTTTAGAACCATCAAAACCATCTTTCTTTTTTACATTTTCTTCCATCTTATTTAATCTCCCTTATATAAGCTTTGTTTTTATTTATTTCACCAGTGAATACAACCTTGATATAGTTATAGTAATATTCTCCTCTATGCTGTACGAGGAATTGTATCAACTCGTCTTTTCTACTTAAATGAATATAGAGTTCTCTTGTCTTATCTATCAACTCAGTATAGCTAGAATCAAACTCATAAAGCAAATTACAAGCATCTTCAAGTGTACTAATTTTAGATTCTAATGTACTTGTTTTTGTATAAGCTCTACTACATCTTTGCATCTTCAATTCCTCACTCATTTAATATTATATTAAGGTTACTGATTAGTCAAGTAAAATTAGTTAATTAAATATAACTCCTAGTTTCTCCGCTTTAACAATATAGTTTATAGACTCTAAGGGTAATGACTTTCCAGTGTTTAAATGATTATTCACAGTTGTTAATCCACTATTGTATGCATATAGAGCTAAATCCCAAGAACCTACTTGTTTATATAACCAAGCTAGATACGCAAATCCTACATAAAGATTATGCTTTGGGTTGGATATGTCAAAATCTACATTAGTATATCCCCAGAATTCCTCTATGAACCACTCTTCATATTTAGGGTTTAATTGCATAAGGCCTTGACAGTTAGCAGGACTCACAGCATCCTCTTCCCAAGATGACTC includes these proteins:
- a CDS encoding lytic transglycosylase domain-containing protein; protein product: MKRTLVFIVLLSQFFIVAYAKAPVDPVAFKRTERGFIEMAPEKYHSILRSIRFRFDIPEELLYAVPMIESSWEEDAVSPANCQGLMQLNPKYEEWFIEEFWGYTNVDFDISNPKHNLYVGFAYLAWLYKQVGSWDLALYAYNSGLTTVNNHLNTGKSLPLESINYIVKAEKLGVIFN